The Bacteroidia bacterium genomic interval GGAAGTCGGATTGATACTGTCATAGATAAAATCATTCAAGTTGATCTTGCGGGCAATGTTTACCTAAGTGCTTCTTTCAGAGGAATGGTAGATTTCGATCCAGGCCCCGGAAATTTTATCCTCAATAGCACCACAGCTTTTGACTATGATTTTTTCTTGCTAAAACTGGATAGCTCCGGGAATTTCCTCTGGGCTACACAAACGGGAGCTCAGCAGAATGAAATTTTCTCCACGATTGCCCTGGATGACTCCTCCAACATCATCCGGATGGGATATTTTTATGGTACCCTAGATTTTGATCCTGGGCCGGGGGATTTTTCCATTACGGCTTCAAGCGGAGGAGATATCTTTTTTCAGAAATTGGATAGTGCGGCTAATTTCCTTTGGGCTAAAAGTCTGGGAAATTCAGAACAGAATTATATAGGTGCTCTTCGAACAGATGCAAGAGGGAATATTATTGCTTCGGGGAGTTTCAAAAACAGTATGGACTTCGATCCTGGAGTGGGAACTTTTATGTTGAATGCCCTCAACCTGAGCTATGATATTTTTACCCTAAAACTGAGTCCGGAAGGGAATCTTCTCTGGGTCAGTCAAATTCAAAGCGAAAATTCGGAATTTCACAGCAATCTTGAAGTAAATGCGCAAGGGGAAATCTATTGTACGGCGAGCTTTAGTGGATCGCTCGACCTTGATCCTGGCCCTGCGGTGTATGGGCTGACTTCCTCAAATAACGGATTGAATTTCGATGGCTTTCTGCAAAAAATCGATAGCCTGGGGAATTTCATCTGGGGAAAGCAGTTCTCCGGTACATCCGGCAACTTCAGTTCCTTCTATCCTCAATTTATACGATTTGATGCAGATGAATATATCTACCTGAATGGCTATGTCTGGGGAGAGGTTGATTTCGATCCTGGCCCGGGGATGAGTATAGCGGGAGGCCCCAATGATAAAGCAAATTTCCTCTTGAAATTAACCGATAATGCTGATCTCATTTGGAGCAGGACCTTTGGAAAAGATATTCCTGAACTGGTCAAGGATTTAGTAATTGATAAAGAAGAGGCCATCTATTTGGCGGGAAGATTAGGCGCTGCCTGGGATATCGATCCCGGCCCTGGAATTGCCTACTTGAGAAGCCCGAATCAAAATTCGGATATCTTCCTACTAAAATGGGAGCAAGACAGTTGCTCAGGCTTTCGCCTTGCCATAGATAGTGTCAATAATATTCAGTGCGGAATTTCGGGTTTGATAGCTAGTCATGGAGAAGGAGGCTTAGCCCCTTACACCTATATATGGAATCCCAACCCTCTGGGACAGGATTCAATCCTGCGAAGTTTTGATCCGGGCATTTATGCGCTCATGATTTCGGATTCCTTAAACTGCTCCACGGGAACGAATGTATACCTTCCTGGTCCGGAATATCAAAATCAGCGGGACATGGGAGTAAATTTGATACTCCCTCCCTTACGAGCAGGAAGGAGGCAGACCGCATTTCTGGAGGCCCGAAATAATGGATGTGTATCTGATAGCCTGAGCCTGAAATTTGTGATGAGCGACCCGAGAATCAGTATCCATTCAGTTTCTCCTCCAGCCCAATTTATACAAGGTGATACCCTGATCTGGACGAAGAATGACTTTGACTATGATGAGGGGCTTTTGAGAATTGCCCTGAATCTGGATGTTTCTGTCCCGCTAAGCAATTTATCAAATGCTTGTTTTTGGGCGAAAGCTGAGGCCTTTAGCGGCGATGTCGATCCCTCCAATAATGAACAAATGATTTGTAAGCCGATCCTTAATTCTTATGATCCCAATGACATACAGGTGTATCCAGCAGGTCATTGTGAGCAAGGTTATATTCTCAATGATCAATTACTGAGCTATAAGATTCGATTTCAAAATACAGGCAATGCCGATGCTCTGGATATTTTTATTTTGGATAGCCTGGATACAGATTTGGATTTGGAAAGTTTTCGCTTACTTGGCCAAAGTCATGATCCTTTGATTGTGGAACTACTTCCGGATCGGGTATTGAAATTCAGCTTTGACAATATACATCTCCCTGATAGTAGCAGTGATGAGCCCAATAGTCATGGCTATATCCTTTATGAAATCGCTCCCGAAGACAGCCTATTAGCAGGAACAGAAATCTTCAATCGTGCAGGGATATATTTTGATTTCAATGAGGTTGTCCTTACCAATACCGTTCGAAATACAATTATAGATCAGCTTCCCAGATTGGATACCGCTTATTTAGAGGTGAATAGCTGTGATAGTTTTAGATTAAATGAAATCAGCTATGAGCACTCGGGCTTATTTTACCAATACCTCAGCGGCATGGATAATTGTGATAGCGTCCTGGTATTAGACCTGCAAATTGAGCAGATAGAAAACGGGATAGAACAGATTGGAGGAAGCCTTCAAGCCATAGAAGAGGGAGCCAGCTATCAATGGCTGGATTGTGATCAGGGAAATCTCCCTATCGCAAATGCGACAAATCGAAGTTTCAGTCCTTCTCAGAACGGAAACTATGCTGTTCAAATAATAAAGGGAGCATGTTCGGAGATTTCGGACTGCATCAATATGACCCGCCTTGCTATTGATAAGGATTTTCAGGAACAGCTCAAGTTATACCCCAATCCGACCCGAGACGAGCTTAGACTGGAATTTCTTAGCATACAAAAAGAGCTGGAAATCAGGATTTATAATTATGCAGGTTTGTTGCTGCAAAAGGAAATTTTTGAAGAAATCGAAAGTACCCGAATTAGCTTGCCCCGGGCAGCTGGCATATATATAATTGAATTAATAGGAGAAAATCAAAGAAGTCTGCACAAGATCTGGAAGCAAAAGTAGAGCCTTGCAGACCCAAAATCTTTTCTCCCTTTTATAGGTATTTTTTTTATCCGTGTGTAGATTAAATAAGTACATTAACTTAAGCTAAATCGATCGCGCTCATTTCTTCCCTCAGTTCTCCTCTCCTTTCTGATCCTCATCCTTTTACTGAAAGAAGAACCAGGCCCCAACCTTTGATGGGTTGATATACGTCATCTATTATAACCACACTTCAAATTTTTTAACCATGAACAAATTCCTACACTTCCTCGTCCTCTTTTTTTTATGCAGCCTCAGCTATGGTCAATATGTCGGCCTGGATTGGGGATATGCCCTGGATAATCAACAATACACGACTGGAACAGCTATTCAGGCCGACCAGGCAGGCAATACTTTTATCGCTGGGCTTTATGAAGGAAACCTCGACCTGGATCCCGGACCGGGAACCCATATAGTCAATTCCGGATCAGGATTTACTTCCTTATTTATCAAAAAAGTGGATGCCTCAGGAAATTTTCTCTGGGGGCATAATTTTGATCTCGGACTTTTTACAGATTCTTTAGCAGGGAAGAGTATCGGAATAAATGGAAACGGAGATCTCTACCTTACCGGCCTTTTTAGTGGTACAGTGGATTTTGATCCAGGCCCGAATACTTTCAACCTTACGGCAAATAATACCAATTGGGGCGACTTTTTTGTTCTAAAGCTGGATGGGAATGGCAATTTTTTATGGGCAAAGAACTTCGGAGGAACAGATTATAGCGAGCGGGCAAGCCTAAACGTTGATGCTTCAGACAATGTGATTCTGGCAGGCTATTTCTACGGAACTATAGATTTCGATCCGGGGGCAGGTTCTAGCGTCTTGAATGCGGGCAATAATGGCAAATTTTTTATTCAAAAGTTGGATAGTAATGGGGATTTTCAATGGGTAAAAGAAATTGGGAATGGGAGTTATAATAGTTTGGGAGGATTTCAAATGGATTCCCAAGACAATCTTTTCTTATCTGGAAGGTTTAGTGGAACTCTTGATTTGGATCCTGGTGCGGGGACTTCTAATGTAGTTAGTCTGGGAAATGGAGCGGATGTCTTTGTTCTAAAACTTGATAACGCAGGAGATTTTGTTTGGGGAGTAAATGCTGTGTCGGGAGGAAGCCCCTGGGGAACCAATACCCTGGACGTAGATCAGGCGGGCGTTGTCTATCTTGCAGGAGATTTTCAGGGAAGCCCGGATTTTGATCCGGGAACAGGCGTTTTTACTATGACTTCCTCTAGCAATGGTAGCCGCAATGACGGTTATCTGCTAAAGCTAGACAATCAGGGAGCTTTTGTCTGGGCGAAACAATTTAGCGGAGTATCTATTCCTGGTAACAATAGCTATGTCAATCCGCAAATCATCCGGCTAGACCAATCCGGCCAAGCCTATATGTTTGGGTATTATCAGGGGACGATCGATTTTGATCCCGGACCGGGAAGTACAAATCTCACTCCTCCAAACCGGTCAAGCTTTTTTATTGTTAAATTGAATCAGAGCGGAGACCTTAACTGGGCCTTAAGCCTTGATTCTGATGCTTACAACCTTATTCGTGATGTAAGCATTGATACCCAGGATAATATTTATGTAAGTGGAGGCTTTTTCCAAAGCCTGGACATTGATCCGGGGCAGGGGAGCTTTACCCTGAATAACAGTGGAAATACTTCTATGTTTGCCTTCAAATGGACCCAGGATTCCTGTTCCAATCTTGCTGCAATTATTGATAGTGTGGCGGATGTAACTTGTGGAGGAACAGGCTTTGCATCAGGCTATGCTTCGGGGGGAACAGCTCCCTATATGTATTCCTGGAATAATACTCCTGCGAGTACAGATACCTTTGCAAATTTCACTACTGCAGGGACCTATGAGTTTACCGTTACTGATGCGAGCGGATGTAGCAGAACTTCCAATATTTTGGTAAATGGACCTACCAGCCAAAATGGGCTGGATTTGGTCGTCAATATTACTTCTACTCCCTTCCGAACAGGTTTTCCTGCCACGATTTGGATAGACGCATTCAATGATGGATGTCAGCCCGTAACGGGAGAAGTGGTACTTGTACTCGATCCATTCTTAAGCTATAATTCTTCTTCGCCTCCTCCGGATACAATCATCGGAGATAGCCTGATCTGGTATGTCAGTAATATGAATTTTGACAGTCCGCATTTTATGGCTGCCGTAGATGTGACAGTTAGTCTGAATGCTGGCATTGGAGATCGGATTTGTCTGGACGCAGATATCAGTCCCAAAACCAATGATACCAACACAAAAAACAATACCCGTGATTATTGCCGGGACGTAATCAATGCTTACGACCCTAATGATAAGCTAGCTTCTCCACAAGGATTGTGTGAGGAAGGATATATAGAGGCAAATGAACTCCTGACCTATACGGTACGCTTTCAAAATACGGGAAATGCAGATGCGATCAATATTTTCATCCTCGATACCCTGGATCAGGATTTCGATATCAATAGCCTCAAAGTTGTAGGCCAAAGTCATAAGCCCATGATCACGGAGATTCTTGCAGATCGGGTGTTGAAATTTCGCTTTGACAATATCCATCTGCCGGATAGCACCACAGATGAAAAGAATAGCCATGGCTATGTGATGTTTGAAGTAGCACCATTGGCTGGACTTCCTGTGGGGACAGAACTTACCAATACTGCCGGGATATACTTTGACTTTAACGAGCCAGTGATTACCAATACCGTATTCAATACTATCACGGATGTTCTTCCTACTTTGGACACTTCTTATGTAAGTGCGAGCAGTTGCAACAGCTATACCCTCAATGGGAGGACTTATACGCAATCCGGAAGTTTCGTTCAGCAGCTATCCGGTACTGGTGCCTGCGATAGTGTAGTCATATTGAATCTTAGTCTCCAGCCGCTGGATACGAGTGTGACCTTGATTGGCAAAACCTTGACAGCTAATGAGGGAGGTGCACATGGCCTCAATGTGAGTTACCAATGGGTGGATTGTGATAACAATAATTCGCCTATTAGCGGAGCTACCCAACAAAGCTTTACCCCTGAAGTTGATGGAAACTATGCTGTCATCATTAGTCGGGATAATTGCTCTGAAATTTCTGCCTGTACCAATGTATCTATAGTCGGAATTGATCCGGATTTTCAATCACAAGTGAAGTACTATCCCAATCCTTCGCAGGGAAGGGTAGAGGTGGAATTGGGAAGCCTGTACCAGGAAATCAATATGAATGTACTCAATGCTTTGGGACAAAAGCTGATGAGTGAGACATATAGGGCTGAAAGTACGCTGACCCTTGATCTACCACAACCTAAAGGAATTTATTTTGTGCAAATTGAAGCGGATGGGAAGCAGGCGGTGATAAAAATCATAAGAAATTAAGAAAAAAAGATAGATCATAAGGGCAGCTTTTGGGCTGCCCTTTTTTTTTACGTTTAACCAATTTAAAGAGAAGGCGTAAATTAGAGGAGATAATTACTACACACTACACTTAGCGATGAAACGCCTACTACTATTAGTTACCCTATCATTCTTTTCTTTTTTCTCCTTTAGCCAAAGCCCTATAGACAGTGCTGCTCTGGATGCCTTCATGGATGGTCAGATCCAAACCCTGATGCAGGAATTGGACATCAATGGAGTGACAGTTTCTGTTGTAAAAGGGCAGGAACTTTTCTGGAGCAAGGGCTACGGATGGGCAGATGAAAAAGCAGGAATAAAAGTTGACCCTGCCGAAAGCCTGTTTCGTATGGGATCTATTTCTAAAATGTTTGTCTGGACGGCTGTCATGCAGCTCTATGAAGAAGGAAAACTAAATTTGGATGCCGATATCCGAAGCTATATCGAGGATTTTGAAATAGATGATAGCTATGAGGAAGTGATCACGATGAAGCATCTGATGAGCCATTCGGCAGGATTTGAGGACTACTACATTCAGTTATTTTCTTCTGATAGCCTTCCTCCAAATTCTCTGGGTGAAGAACTCAAAAAGCATAATCCGGGCAGGATAAGGCCGCCGGGGGTCCATTCTTCCTATTCAAATCATGGGACGGGAATGGCCGCTTATATTGTGGAAAGGATTTCAGGATTGAAATGGGAAGATTATGTACAGGAGCGGATATTTGATCCGCTTGGGATGACGAAAAGTACCTTTGCCTATAATCTCCCCCCAAAATTTAAGCAAGCACATTCGCAGGGATATACCCATAGCGAGGGGAAATATAGCAGCCATTCTTTCAAAGGAGTTCCCCTTGCACCTGTAGGGATTGCTTCGACGACAGCAGAAGATATGGTGCCCTTTATGGTCGCTCACATGAATCATGGGAAGTATGAAGAGGTAGCGCTACTCGATTCTACCACTTCCGGACTTATGCAAACTCCATTGCATGTTCATGCAGAAGGATTGAGAGGCATATGCTATGGCTTTTTCGATCATAGCAGAAATGGCTATAAGATTGTAGGACATGGAGGAGCTACCGAATACTTCTTCAGCTATATGTTGCTCATGCCAGATGAAGATGTAGGGATTTTCATTTCGACCAATACCCAGGGAGGAGTTGATTTGATCCGGAAAGCTACAGATGCATTTTTTGATCGCTTTTACCCTAATACTACTGAGCTGAATGAAATAGAATTGTCTGAAGAAGAACTCAAGGCATTTAGTGGTTCTTATCTCAGCAACCGCAGGCCTCACAATCGCTTTACCAAAATCATAGGTTTGCTCAATACACCTACAGAAGTTTCGGTTCGAAATGGAAAGCTCTGGACAGATGGTTCGGATCCCCAGAGCTGGATACCGATCGGCCCAACTTTATTCCAGAATAGCCAAAGCACGGCAAGACTGGCATTCGAGAAAGATGATTTGGGAGAATATGCATACATGTATATGGATGCTTCGCCTCATGTCGCTATGGAAAGGGTCAGTGGGATTGAATCCCGCTCGCTCAACATTTTCATATTGATCATGAGTTTGGGGCTGGGAATTTTTGCCCTTATCCTTTGGCTCATCAACTTCTTTCTCAAGCGATCTTATGGCCTGAGTTCAGAACGGCAATTGCCCATTGCTTCCAAATTTATTACGATGGTGAATGTCTTGCTCTTGCTAGGATTCGCCTTTGCATTCGGACTGACTTTGGATTCCATTTTTGAAGAAGGCGTAAAAGACAGCCACTATCTCACCTTTGTGATTTCTGCGATTTTTGGACTCTTTACCCTATTTCAATTTGTCCTTGCTTTAGGGCATTTCCGGAAAGATGTGAAAATTCGTTCGAGTATTTTCTACCTCATCCTTTCTCTGGGGATGCTGGGCTTGCTCTTTATGATGAATTATTGGAATCTCATCGGCTTCCAATTGACCTAAAAGGAAAATTTAAAAGATTATTTAAAAATAATTTGCCTCATTTCAGGATGAGGCATTTTTTTTTGCTTGAAATATTCAGGATAAGAAAGATTTCGTTAGAGTAACAATATCAGACCTATCTCTACTCGCCTATTCTGATTATTGCAGAGGAACCTCTGTGATTTTTCCCATTCAGAATGACCCAACCTATAGCTTACTGTGCAGACCTATGGATGTTGTGAATAAAACACAGTTTTCTTTTCACTAGATATACAATTAATCACTGCACTTATGAGAAAGTTGGAACTGATTGCGGCCCTTCTTTACCTATGCCTGGTATATCTCTTTACGTCTTGTGGACAGGTTTCTCCTGACCATAATTCACCCTACAGCACAGAGCCTGAAGTTTCTGATATAGAAGCTTCTATTGAGAGAGGTCGATACCTTATCACCCTTATGGATTGTAATTCATGCCATACGCCCAAAATAATGACTGAGCAAGGTCCGGTTCCTGATCCTGCTCGCATGCTTTCAGGGCATCCGGGCGATCAACCTTTTATAGGATTTGAGAAAGAGGATGCGCCAAAGGGAAATTGGCTTTTATTCAATTCGGATTTGACAACTGCCATAGGTCCTTGGGGAGTTTCTTTCTCTGCCAACCTAACGCCTGATCCCAGCGGATTGGGGAATTGGACTTATGAACAGTTTAAAATGGCTATCACAGCGGGAAAACACAAAGGGATGGAGAATGGCAGGAGTTTATTGCCGCCCATGCCCTGGCAGTCTTATGCAGAGCTCAAGGAAGAAGATATTAGAGCGATCTTCGATTATTTACGGATCATAAAACCCATCGAAAATATCGTTCCACCTCCGATTCCCCCTGCGGATCTGACAATGAATTGAACATATGAGGCTGAAGTGAGGCTGGGTCTTCGGACTCAGCCTTTATTTTTCTACTCCCAGTATCTTTTTCATCTCCCGGTATAAAATAGGCCCGGTTTCCGGCCCGAGAGAATTGACTTCTCCGTAGGGAGGATCTTCGTATCCATAGATATGTGGAGGCTCTTCATCCCATTCACTTTTGGGTATCGCATAGCCAATCATATCATTTGAGAGACCCATGACAAATTTGAACTCAGATTTCATATAACTCCTGACTGAGGGAGTTTCTATAGCGTCAATGAGGAAATCTCTTCCCTCCGGTGCTTCGACACCTCCATTAACAATTTCGGGATATATTTCTGCGGGATGATGAAGAAATTCGGCCGGGCCCAGTCGCCAGTAAGCGAGTTCAGAGCGCATGGTCCAGAAGCTAGTGAGTCCTCTGTCGAGGACACCGAGGCTCAGCGCCAGTTTATATAAGGGATTGCTCAGCGGAAGCTCGATACTATTTGCCTTTACATAAAGAGCTGCTTCTTCAAGCCCTTCTTTCTCCCGACTTCCTGCTACCGCTTTCAGAACCAGTTCGGCAATAGCTATCCCCTGTGCCTCCGTTTTTTCATATCCGGGAGCTTTGAGGCTATCAGCAGTATGAGGATGAGGTATACTAAAGGTCGGATGGGTAGTCATCAATCCTCCTATAGATCCATTTGCGAAAATGGCTATTCCTCCCAGGCCTTCCATGACCAGAGAATCCTGATAATAAGTTCCTTTCTCCACCCCTTCCCGAATGTAGTGTGGAAAATCTGAGCTGATTAAAAGGTTTTTGTTCCAAAGAGTCTCCGGATGATTGGCCCAACTGATGAGCGTGCCAAGGGTCGTATCCTGTACTGCATCACTGACATGCATCACTCGTATTCCGGGATCGAGTACCAAAGGCTTGCGAGTGTCGGTTACATAAGGAATGGCTCCCTCCAGATCCTGAGAGAATTGAATGCGGGCAGCTTGCCTGTTTTCATAAGCCCTGATGATAGAATTTACCGTTTGCTCAATTACAAATTGTCGATACACCGGATCTACGCCGGATTTAGTATAGCTCTCTCCCCAAAGTCCAATCAGGTCAGGTCCTTCATGCGTATGTGTACTGGAAACAATGATGTAGTCTATCTTTAAAGAATCCTGGACTCGTTTTCTTACTTCAATGATATCATCATTGCCATAACCTATCATGTCCAGAACCGCCCATGCAAGGACAAAATCTCCATCATCAATGACCATAGCCCTGCTCCATAAAGGATCATGAATGCCCTGGGCCGGTCGCTGATTCTGAAATCCTGCCATCCATACTGGATCAAATTTCCCATTTCCATTTTTGTCTTCATAGCTGTCCCCATCTTCCGGATTGTAACTGGCATCCTCGTTTTTGTCTTCCCAACTATCGGAGACAAGTGGACTAATCTCAAGGGCAGAAAAGCCAACCCTAAGTGGTTGAGGCTTTTGACTTTGATGTTGAATATCTATGCTATAGCCCGTATGTCGATCTTTGGTTTGCTGTTTAACCCAAAGAAAAGTCGTCAGGAGGAGACTTAGGAGAATCAGTACTGAGTAGATCAGCACCTTTTTCCATGTAGCAGTTTTTTTCATAGCGAGAATATAGGGATAAGTTTTCTTTTCGCTTAGAATATAGGGCTTATTCTATGTAGGGGGCAATTTTCTTGAACTATTTCCATTTGATTACATCTAGAGGCAGATGCAATGTGAAACTATTTTTTGAAGTGGAATATCCATATTTCTGCCTTAGTTTGGGGTGTATAAACAAAACATACAGCTATGAAAGGAATCGTTTTTACAGAATTTTTGGAAATGGTAGAAGACAAGTTTGGTTTTGAAATCGCTGATAGCATTGTCAGTGAATCCAAACTGGAGTCAGGGGGAGTATATACGGCTGTGGGAACTTATCATCACCGTGAAATGGTACAATTGGTAAGCAAGCTGAGTCAGAAGTCTAAAGTGCAAATCCCTGAATTGCTCAAAACCTTTGGAAGGCACCTATTTGGTCAGTTTGTAAAGGGCTACGGGCGTTTCTTTACCAAGACGCAAAATTCCTTCGAATTTTTATCGGGAATCGAAAACTACATACATGTAGAAGTTCGCAAGCTATATCCTGATGCTGAACTCCCCAAATTTGAAGTAGGGCTGATAGGAAGAGATCATATGGAATTGATCTACAAATCAGAGCGTGGGATGGCAGATTTTGCAGAAGGATTGATCGAGGGTTGCATCGCGCACTTTGGAGAAGATATTAGCATTAGAAGAGAAAATATAAATAGAAGCCAGGAAGTTAAATTTTTGCTGGATAGAAAAATGTAGTATATGGAATCTCCGGAAATACTCAAGAATATAATACGTAGGGAAAGATTGGCCCGAAAATCGGCTGAGCAGATCATAGAGCAAAAAGCCCTTGAGATTTTTTTGGCCAATGAAGAACTCAAGGCACTCAATCAGTCTCTGGAGGAAAAGGTCATGGTCCGAACCCAGGAAATTGAAGCTTCATATCAAGCCCTGCAAATGGCCAAGATTCAGGCAGAGCTGGCAACCAAAGCAAAGTCCGAATTTCTCTCAAATATGAGTCATGAGATTCGTACTCCTTTGAACGCTATTTTGGGCTTTACGGACCTGATTATTCAGCAAAATGAGGATGATACCACCGGAGAATTTGCCAGCACGATTAAATACGCTGCGGAAAACCTGATGAAGGTGATCAATGAAATTCTTGATTTTTCGAAAATTGAAGCCGGGAAGGTGACCTTCGAACAGATTGATTTTGATTTCAATAAATTGATCGATGGCTTGAAAAAGATTTTCGCTACGAGAGCAGAGGAGAAGTCCCTGGATTTTTCTATTGAAGTAGATCCCTCTGTTCCCAATGTCTTGGTAGCAGATGGGACTAAGCTGAATCAAATTTTGATAAACCTGATTGGAAATGGCTTTAAGTTTACCGAGAAGGGGCATATCAAGGTTAAAGTAAGTTCAGAGCAAAACCTGGGCTTACCTCTGATGCTTCGTTTTGAGGTAGAAGACACCGGTATAGGGATTCCCAAGTCCAAGCAATTGGAGATTTTTTCAAATTTTACTCAGGCAAATAGTTCCACTACCCGGGTATATGGAGGTACCGGTCTGGGATTGAGCATTACCAAGAAGTTTATCGAACTGCAGGGGGGTAAAATATGGTTGGAAAGCGAAGAAAATAAAGGCTCTACCTTCTTCTTTGAGATTCCGGTAAAGGTGGGGAAACAGGATAAGCTGGTTGGGAAGAAGTCTATTCAGTTTGACAACAACTTATTTAAGGACATAAAAATTCTTGTAGTCGAGGATGTTGCGGTCAATAGAAAACTTATGCATCAGATCTTTCGGAGGAAAAATATCGAGGTTGATTTTGCAGTTGATGGAAAGGATGCGGTCAAATCACTTGCTGAGAAAGCATTTGACCTGGTTTTTATGGACTTGCATATGCCGATCATGGATGGAAAGCAAGCGACGCAAATCATCCGAAATCCGGTTTCTCCTGTACTCAATCACGACATTCCTATCATTGCTTTGACAGCAGATGCTTTTGAGGATACAAAGACGGAAGTTCTGGAGGTCGGGATGGATGGCTTTTTGACCAAGCCGATTGATGTGGAGAAGCTTTATATGACTCTTTATGATCTTTTCGTCCTGAATCAGGATTGATTATCAGGCAGATTCGATGATCTCCATCAGCTCCAGCCAGCGATCTGATTTTGTATCAAGATCTGCATTGAGCTTTTCCAGTTCCTGGGAGAGTTCCGCCAATTTCTCAAAATCGCTACCGCCCGCATTCATCAATTGTGTGATCTCTGCTTTGCGAGATTCCATTTGATCGATATCTCCTTCCAGCTGTTCAAATTCCCTTTTTTCATTAAAGGAAAGCTTACGTTTGTTGTTATTCTTGGGCTTTTCCGAACTATTCTTTTCAACTTTTATCGTCGCCTCTTCTTTTTCCGCATCCTGGATAGCTTTCCATTCCCGATATTGAGAATAGCTACCAGGATAATCTTTAATCTGCCCTTCTCCCTGAAATACAAAAACATGGTCCACCAGTCTATCCATAAAGAATCGATCATGGGTAACGACTAGTAGGCAGCCTTCAAAATTTTCCAGAAATTCTTCCAATCGCCTCAAGGTGATCAAATCAAGATCATTGGTGGGCTCATCCAGGATGAGGAAATTTGGATTGGTCATCAGGATACGCAGCAAGTGAAGCCGCCTCCTTTCTCCTCCGCTCAGGGTCTCAACAAAATTTGAGTGCATGGAGCGGGGAAAGAGAAAATGCTCCAGTAAAGTAGCCGCAGAAACGGTCTGACTTTTACTCAATTCTACCTGCTCTGCAGCTTCAGTAACTACCTCGATGACACGCTGATTATCCTTAAAAGCAAATCCGCTTTGCTTGTAATATCCATAAACAATGGTATCGCCCAATCTGATTTTGCCCGAGTCTGCCGCTTCTTCTCCCGTGATCATACGGAGGAAGGTGGTTTTTCCGACTCCATTGGGACCAATGATGCCTATTCTATCTCTTCGGGCAAAGGTATAGGTGAAATTGTCCAGGATATTGAGCTCTCCGTAATTCTTGCGCAGATTTTTGATCTCCAATACTTTTCCGCCGATTCGTCTTCCCTTTACTTGCAGCTTTA includes:
- a CDS encoding ABC-F family ATP-binding cassette domain-containing protein; translated protein: MINYLSIEQVSKSFGDKFLFEDLSFGIAQGQKIALIGVNGSGKSTLLKIVAGLEAPDSGKVSVRKGIRVAFLPQEPDLPEHLTVAECVFSADLPELKLIEQYEKLLNADIQDEAQQEALSKVMAEIDALNAWDYEVKIKQILGKLEVNFLDTYISELSGGQRKRVALAQALMGDPHLMIMDEPTNHLDLESIEWLEQFLSTSKQSLFLVTHDRYFLDSITNEIVELDQGQLYSYKGDYAYFLEKKAERDSLKLSETEKAKSLFKTELEWLSRSPKARTSKSKSRISAALDLGEKTKYRAPNQDVKLQVKGRRIGGKVLEIKNLRKNYGELNILDNFTYTFARRDRIGIIGPNGVGKTTFLRMITGEEAADSGKIRLGDTIVYGYYKQSGFAFKDNQRVIEVVTEAAEQVELSKSQTVSAATLLEHFLFPRSMHSNFVETLSGGERRRLHLLRILMTNPNFLILDEPTNDLDLITLRRLEEFLENFEGCLLVVTHDRFFMDRLVDHVFVFQGEGQIKDYPGSYSQYREWKAIQDAEKEEATIKVEKNSSEKPKNNNKRKLSFNEKREFEQLEGDIDQMESRKAEITQLMNAGGSDFEKLAELSQELEKLNADLDTKSDRWLELMEIIESA